A single window of Nicotiana sylvestris chromosome 5, ASM39365v2, whole genome shotgun sequence DNA harbors:
- the LOC138868851 gene encoding secreted RxLR effector protein 161-like gives MEASKVIDTPIATATRLDMDEAGSPMNQTMYRGIIGSLLYLTASRPDIVFSVGLCARFQSNPKESHLKAAKKILRYLKGTQDLVLYYPTGDSFNLIGYVDTRYACYLVFRKSTFEVAHFLGSYLIFWGTRK, from the coding sequence atggaagcatcaaaggtgatagacactcccattgctacggccactcgactggacatggatgaagctGGGTCTCCTatgaatcaaaccatgtatagaggcattattgggtctcttctctatcttACTGCCAGTAGACCTGATATTGTCTTCAGTGTGGGGCTATGTGCAagatttcaatcaaatcccaaggaatctcatttgaaggcAGCCAAAAAAATTCTAAGATATCTTAaaggaacacaggacctggtCCTTTATTATCCCACAGGTGACAGTTTTAACCTCATTGGATATGTTGATACAAGATATGCATGTTATCTTGTATTCAGGAAGAGCACTTTTGAAGTGGCTCATTTCCTAGGTTCATATCTCATCTTTTGGGGTACAAGGAAGTAA
- the LOC104243407 gene encoding tropinone reductase homolog At5g06060 has product MAKVASSGSSSRWSLSGFTALVTGGTRGIGHAVVEELAELGATVYTCSRNQAELNERLQEWAEKGLQVKGSVCDASSREQRVQLMENVSSAFDGKLNILVNNVGTNIRKPTTHYTAEEYARLLSTNLESAYHLCQLAHPLLKASGNGSVVFISSVAGLVHLSSGSVYGATKGALNQLTRNLACEWAKDSIRVNGVAPWYIRTSLVEHLLENKTFLDGVISRTPLRRPGESQEVSSLVAYLCLPGASYITGQVIAVDGGFTVNGFEMTSY; this is encoded by the exons ATGGCGAAGGTTGCGAGTAGTGGGAGCAGTTCCAGATGGTCTCTTTCAGGGTTTACCGCCCTCGTAACCGGCGGCACTCGTGGAATTGG GCATGCGGTTGTGGAGGAACTAGCGGAACTGGGTGCGACAGTGTATACTTGTTCACGGAATCAAGCAGAACTCAACGAACGCTTGCAAGAGTGGGCAGAAAAAGGCCTTCAAGTCAAGGGTTCTGTTTGCGATGCTTCTTCAAGGGAGCAGAGAGTTCAGCTCATGGAAAATGTCTCCTCTGCTTTCGATGGAAAGCTGAACATTCTT GTAAACAATGTGGGGACAAACATTAGGAAGCCCACCACCCATTATACTGCTGAAGAATATGCCCGTCTGCTTAGTACCAACTTAGAATCTGCATACCATCTGTGTCAACTTGCTCACCCTCTTTTGAAAGCATCTGGAAATGGATCTGTTGTCTTTATCTCTTCTGTTGCTGGTCTGGTGCACCTGTCCTCTGGTTCAGTATATGGAGCAACAAAAG GGGCATTGAATCAGCTCACGCGAAATCTGGCTTGTGAATGGGCAAAAGATAGCATTCGGGTTAATGGTGTTGCCCCGTGGTATATAAGGACGTCTTTGGTAGAACAT TTGCTcgaaaataaaacatttttggatgGAGTAATATCTAGAACTCCCCTTAGACGCCCTGGAGAATCTCAAGAAGTTTCATCCCTGGTAGCTTATCTTTGTCTACCTGGAGCATCGTACATCACCGGGCAAGTTATAGCAGTTGATGGAGGTTTCACAGTCAATGGGTTCGAAATGACAAGCTACTGA